Proteins from a genomic interval of Candidatus Fokinia cryptica:
- the rho gene encoding transcription termination factor Rho, with amino-acid sequence MKNENKKIEKRSFTRTVKHRFVRERKEDEQMKDEREEIATLDYKYKDNAEIYWINDIRAMDESQLLDLQIKVERFDRKSDEVVHAVNSLIERGSKVLACGLLDVIGEGFGFLRACGNFPWVRNFEEIYVPSSYIKRYSLRSGDMIVGAVKSPKRGENKNFSLANIEMVNDVPVTELRRRVNFDDLVPVYPDTRIDMSDIEGDDLSCRIVDMISPIGFGQRALVVAPPKTGKTILMQNIINAISRKYHDCTVMVLLIGERPEEVTEMERFVKGEVYSSTFDEPSQNYVNLAEMVLNRAKRLVETGKDVVIMLDSITRLARAYNEVAPSSGRILSGGVDSGALYRPKRFFGAARNIENGGSLTIIGTTLVDTGSKMDDVIFEEFKGTGNSEIVLSRRLADKRIFPAMDIFKSGTRKEELLIDAQSLKKIWVLRKILSDMNPEEVIELLKERMKNTSSNAEFFTNMITNKMQ; translated from the coding sequence ATGAAAAATGAAAATAAAAAAATAGAAAAAAGATCTTTTACAAGAACTGTAAAGCATAGATTTGTAAGGGAAAGGAAAGAAGATGAGCAAATGAAGGATGAAAGGGAAGAAATTGCCACTTTAGACTATAAATACAAAGATAATGCAGAAATTTATTGGATTAACGATATAAGAGCAATGGATGAGTCACAGTTATTAGATTTGCAGATAAAAGTGGAAAGATTTGACAGAAAATCTGATGAAGTCGTTCATGCTGTAAATTCTTTGATAGAAAGAGGTTCTAAAGTTTTAGCATGTGGTTTGTTAGATGTGATAGGGGAAGGCTTTGGCTTTTTGAGAGCATGTGGGAATTTTCCGTGGGTTAGAAATTTTGAAGAAATATATGTACCTTCAAGTTATATAAAAAGATATTCTCTTAGAAGTGGTGATATGATTGTTGGAGCAGTTAAGTCACCTAAAAGAGGAGAGAACAAAAATTTTTCTCTTGCTAATATAGAGATGGTTAACGATGTACCTGTCACAGAATTAAGGAGAAGAGTTAATTTTGATGATTTAGTACCAGTATATCCAGATACAAGGATAGACATGAGCGACATTGAAGGAGATGACTTGAGTTGCAGAATTGTGGATATGATTAGTCCAATAGGATTTGGGCAAAGAGCTCTTGTAGTTGCACCTCCTAAGACTGGAAAAACTATTCTGATGCAAAATATAATAAATGCAATTTCAAGAAAATATCATGACTGTACTGTTATGGTGTTACTAATAGGAGAAAGACCAGAAGAAGTTACGGAAATGGAGCGTTTTGTAAAAGGAGAAGTATATAGCTCAACATTCGATGAACCTTCTCAAAATTACGTTAATCTCGCGGAAATGGTGTTGAATAGAGCGAAAAGGTTGGTAGAAACTGGGAAAGATGTTGTAATAATGCTGGATTCAATTACGAGATTAGCTAGGGCTTATAATGAAGTAGCACCATCTTCTGGTAGAATTTTGAGTGGAGGAGTTGATTCTGGCGCTCTATATAGACCTAAAAGATTTTTTGGTGCAGCAAGGAATATAGAAAATGGTGGCTCGCTTACTATAATAGGGACAACTTTAGTAGATACAGGTTCTAAAATGGATGATGTGATATTTGAGGAATTTAAAGGAACGGGAAATTCTGAAATAGTATTGAGTAGAAGATTGGCTGATAAGAGAATATTTCCTGCAATGGATATATTTAAATCTGGTACAAGAAAAGAAGAGTTATTGATAGATGCACAAAGCTTGAAAAAAATATGGGTACTAAGGAAGATATTATCAGATATGAATCCAGAAGAAGTTATAGAATTACTAAAAGAAAGAATGAAAAATACCTCTAGTAATGCTGAATTTTTCACTAATATGATAACTAATAAAATGCAGTAA
- a CDS encoding ribonuclease H → MSVGIVYCDGSCLGNPGKGGWASLVKADDKLFLISGAEELTSNNRMELTAAISGLKKATELNMRYIEIRSDSKYVCDGASIWIENWTRNNWNGGKVKNVDLWNEVLFYIRYFREKLSWKWVKAHDVDVMNIFVDCVARSNATFPCDIL, encoded by the coding sequence ATGAGTGTTGGAATTGTTTATTGTGATGGGTCATGTCTAGGTAATCCAGGAAAAGGAGGGTGGGCATCGCTTGTAAAAGCTGATGATAAATTATTCTTGATATCCGGAGCCGAAGAACTTACATCTAACAACAGAATGGAACTCACTGCCGCCATTTCTGGCTTGAAGAAAGCGACTGAGCTAAACATGAGATACATAGAAATAAGAAGTGATAGTAAATATGTATGTGATGGAGCAAGTATATGGATAGAAAATTGGACTCGTAACAACTGGAACGGAGGAAAAGTAAAAAACGTCGATTTATGGAATGAAGTATTGTTCTATATCAGATATTTTCGAGAGAAATTATCGTGGAAATGGGTAAAAGCTCATGATGTAGATGTTATGAATATATTTGTAGATTGTGTAGCAAGAAGTAATGCGACATTTCCATGCGATATATTGTAA
- a CDS encoding ABC1 kinase family protein codes for MQYFLKLLKLLLKPYSVKILFTLLLYSFYKDARKKRLALCNIGKALCLAMTNLGPAFVKLGQVLSTRQDVISSEIAYEFQKLYDGVPIQNPASSINIIKEHFSSAKNITFIAAGSIAEVYRVEIDENVYAVKLLKQNIERKFYDNISFIAFIIKYCILLSKKMKDRLLKIVQNVSITSKSEFNLYMEAATMERMHNSNTVRRCNIKVPKLELMHSTNKMLVMEWINGISITDNSIIEKREYIARLIADFILSQIYIDCFFHADPHIGNFLFYDDRVVALDFGMIGSISKKDGKIFGRIIKSFLEGNYDDVADLHIQASYLDPSTKYTFSIACRSIMIAVQNSKKECAISTLLKELLSIIDNFNIDMNPNLAMMHKGMISLESLLNHLSVDCIEVIKEWFKKNEKEFIPSTIEKFINSLRY; via the coding sequence ATGCAGTATTTTCTAAAATTGCTTAAATTGTTATTAAAGCCGTACTCTGTAAAGATATTATTTACTCTATTGCTTTATAGCTTTTATAAAGATGCTCGTAAAAAGAGACTCGCGTTATGCAATATAGGTAAGGCATTATGCCTCGCTATGACAAATTTAGGTCCTGCATTTGTTAAATTAGGACAAGTACTTTCTACTAGGCAAGATGTAATAAGTTCCGAGATAGCTTATGAATTTCAAAAATTATACGATGGTGTACCAATACAAAATCCCGCTTCCTCAATAAATATCATCAAAGAACATTTTTCTAGTGCTAAGAATATTACATTTATAGCAGCTGGCTCTATAGCTGAAGTATATAGGGTAGAAATAGATGAAAACGTCTATGCAGTAAAGCTACTAAAGCAAAATATAGAAAGAAAATTTTACGATAATATTTCTTTTATAGCTTTTATAATAAAATATTGCATATTACTTTCAAAAAAAATGAAAGATAGATTACTAAAGATAGTGCAAAATGTAAGTATCACGTCAAAAAGTGAATTTAATTTGTATATGGAGGCCGCAACTATGGAAAGAATGCATAATTCTAACACAGTACGGAGATGTAATATAAAAGTACCAAAATTGGAATTAATGCACTCTACAAATAAAATGCTTGTGATGGAATGGATTAATGGAATATCTATAACAGACAACTCTATTATTGAAAAAAGGGAATATATTGCAAGATTGATTGCTGACTTCATTCTTTCTCAAATTTATATCGACTGCTTCTTTCATGCAGATCCTCACATAGGGAACTTTTTGTTTTACGATGATCGTGTAGTTGCTTTAGATTTTGGAATGATTGGCAGTATATCTAAGAAAGATGGGAAAATCTTTGGAAGAATTATAAAGTCTTTTCTGGAAGGAAACTATGATGATGTAGCAGATCTTCACATACAAGCATCATATTTAGATCCATCTACAAAATATACGTTCTCTATAGCATGTAGAAGCATCATGATCGCTGTACAAAATTCCAAAAAGGAATGTGCAATCTCCACTTTATTAAAAGAACTACTCTCTATCATCGATAATTTTAATATTGATATGAATCCGAATTTAGCAATGATGCACAAAGGAATGATATCTCTCGAAAGTTTGTTGAATCACTTATCCGTCGACTGCATAGAAGTAATCAAAGAATGGTTTAAAAAAAACGAAAAAGAATTCATTCCAAGCACGATTGAGAAATTTATTAATTCACTAAGGTACTAA
- a CDS encoding CarD family transcriptional regulator: MQEPFQVGDRVIYPSRGIGQIEGECNTEIAGVIISSYEIVFLNDKVRVKVPKDKIETVGLRHISTKQELETAISVLKSPKTPRRGMWGRIAREYGAKIASGNLSEIAGVLRDLYNSNMADVSSGAKKLYESALLLFSTEFSMVFDCDLEEAKRYVIGILHYREH, encoded by the coding sequence ATGCAAGAACCTTTTCAAGTAGGCGATAGAGTTATTTACCCTTCTAGGGGAATAGGACAAATAGAAGGTGAATGCAATACGGAAATTGCCGGAGTCATCATCTCTTCGTATGAAATAGTATTTCTCAATGATAAGGTGAGAGTTAAAGTTCCAAAGGATAAAATTGAAACTGTTGGTTTACGTCATATCAGCACTAAACAAGAGTTAGAGACTGCTATTTCTGTGCTTAAAAGCCCAAAAACTCCAAGAAGAGGTATGTGGGGCAGAATAGCAAGGGAGTATGGAGCAAAAATAGCTTCTGGAAATTTATCTGAGATTGCTGGTGTATTGCGCGATCTATATAACTCTAACATGGCTGATGTATCAAGCGGAGCGAAGAAGTTATATGAAAGTGCATTGCTGCTCTTCAGTACGGAATTTAGTATGGTCTTCGATTGTGATCTTGAAGAAGCTAAGCGTTATGTGATCGGTATACTACATTATAGAGAACATTAA
- a CDS encoding cytochrome ubiquinol oxidase subunit I encodes MTAEMLARLQFAANITFHILFPSITIALSWILLYFKCAFNRSQSESWKKLYMFWTKVFGLSFSFGVVSGVTMSFQFGTNWPGFMEKVGNIAGPLLGNEVLSAFFLEATFLGIMLFGFGRVPNLLHDIATFLVAVGTTLSAFWIISLNSWMHTPAGFEIIDGVVIAKDWFQVVFNPSFPYQFSHVLIGSGITAAFLITGIETYKETKNSNNESVVKGKNFGILLITILLPIQIIIGDLHGLNVLKHNPAAIAAMEGLWETKKGIPLVVFAIPNEKKAENKYSVEIPKLSSLILTHSWNGEVRGIDSFETHPPVLPVFFAFRIMVGMGFLMFFIGIYASYRMIIRKSYNKFLNTILIFMTFSGWIANIAGWYVSEVGRQPYLVFNILTRTDALSKIVSDTKLSFTFPIYLIMYVVLLCVYVWTIFYMARNDTQKQ; translated from the coding sequence ATGACGGCTGAGATGTTAGCAAGGCTGCAATTTGCAGCAAATATCACTTTTCATATTCTATTTCCTTCAATTACGATTGCTTTGAGTTGGATATTGCTATACTTCAAATGTGCTTTTAACAGAAGTCAATCTGAAAGTTGGAAAAAATTGTACATGTTTTGGACAAAGGTATTTGGACTCTCTTTTTCTTTTGGCGTTGTTAGTGGAGTTACTATGTCATTTCAATTTGGCACAAATTGGCCTGGTTTTATGGAGAAAGTAGGTAATATAGCGGGACCTTTACTTGGAAATGAGGTATTAAGTGCTTTCTTTTTGGAAGCAACTTTTCTTGGTATAATGTTATTTGGATTTGGGAGAGTACCTAATTTACTGCATGATATAGCAACTTTTCTTGTAGCTGTTGGAACTACATTATCGGCATTTTGGATTATTAGTTTAAATAGCTGGATGCATACCCCTGCTGGTTTTGAGATTATAGATGGAGTAGTAATAGCAAAAGATTGGTTTCAGGTTGTATTTAATCCATCGTTTCCCTATCAATTTTCGCACGTCTTAATAGGTTCTGGTATTACAGCAGCATTCTTAATAACTGGCATAGAGACGTACAAGGAAACAAAAAATAGCAATAATGAAAGCGTCGTTAAGGGTAAAAATTTCGGGATATTGCTTATTACTATACTTTTGCCAATACAAATCATTATAGGAGATCTACATGGGCTTAATGTACTCAAGCATAATCCTGCAGCAATTGCTGCAATGGAAGGTTTATGGGAAACAAAAAAAGGAATACCTCTTGTAGTTTTTGCAATACCAAATGAAAAGAAAGCGGAGAATAAATATTCCGTAGAAATTCCGAAATTAAGTAGCCTCATATTGACACATAGTTGGAATGGAGAAGTTCGTGGCATAGATAGCTTTGAAACACATCCACCTGTATTACCTGTGTTTTTTGCCTTTCGAATAATGGTGGGAATGGGTTTTTTAATGTTTTTTATTGGAATTTATGCTTCATATCGCATGATAATAAGAAAAAGTTATAATAAATTTCTGAATACCATTCTTATCTTTATGACTTTTTCAGGGTGGATAGCAAATATAGCTGGTTGGTATGTAAGTGAAGTTGGGCGACAACCATATCTGGTATTTAATATCTTAACGCGTACCGATGCCCTCTCAAAGATAGTATCGGATACTAAGCTTTCTTTTACATTCCCTATATATCTTATAATGTACGTCGTTTTGTTATGCGTTTATGTGTGGACTATATTTTATATGGCACGTAATGATACTCAAAAACAGTAA
- a CDS encoding TerC family protein, with amino-acid sequence MFEFILHDKHSKQPQKGESVITNISMVLYVLTASIVCFVIYFYFYTRNISFVEQFITGYLIELSLSIDNVFVFIMLFDAFKIGKKQQYKILMLGIIGAILMRMAIIVLGIPVIAKFNWVIGIFGTILFIGGIKAVSKFFRKKCSRIETVVVKPEKRDVGVFIRWLMKYLPIISQKLRITFDKDYVGDKFFIVRNGTLVITRLFAILLLVEKADLLFALDSIPAIASVTNDSFIIFSSNAFAVLGLRTMYHFLSGIIHTALFLELSLGFTLIFVGSKMLLKIVHYEINNTFSILIILSIFAVPEIVRYFSMKREK; translated from the coding sequence ATGTTCGAATTCATATTACATGATAAGCATTCAAAGCAACCTCAGAAGGGTGAATCTGTTATTACGAACATCAGTATGGTGCTATACGTTTTAACTGCATCTATAGTGTGTTTCGTGATATATTTCTACTTTTATACTAGAAATATATCGTTTGTTGAGCAATTTATTACGGGTTATTTGATTGAGTTATCGCTCAGTATAGATAATGTGTTTGTCTTTATAATGTTATTTGATGCTTTTAAAATTGGAAAAAAGCAACAATATAAAATTTTGATGCTAGGTATAATAGGTGCGATTTTAATGAGAATGGCCATTATAGTATTGGGTATACCAGTAATAGCAAAATTTAATTGGGTTATAGGGATTTTTGGAACTATCTTGTTTATAGGGGGAATAAAAGCCGTAAGTAAATTTTTTAGGAAAAAATGCTCTAGAATAGAAACTGTTGTCGTGAAGCCTGAAAAGCGAGATGTAGGGGTATTTATCAGGTGGTTAATGAAATATTTGCCGATAATATCACAAAAATTAAGAATAACTTTCGATAAAGATTATGTTGGAGATAAGTTTTTTATCGTACGAAATGGCACTCTTGTAATAACTAGATTATTTGCAATACTGTTGCTTGTGGAGAAAGCAGATTTGTTATTTGCATTGGACTCAATACCAGCAATAGCTTCAGTGACGAATGATAGTTTTATTATTTTCTCTTCGAATGCTTTTGCCGTCCTTGGGTTAAGAACTATGTATCACTTTCTTTCTGGAATAATACATACTGCATTATTTTTGGAACTAAGCTTAGGATTTACGCTTATTTTTGTGGGGAGCAAGATGTTACTGAAAATTGTACATTATGAAATTAATAATACGTTTTCTATATTGATCATTTTGAGCATCTTTGCCGTACCAGAAATCGTAAGGTACTTCAGTATGAAGCGAGAGAAATGA
- the rplU gene encoding 50S ribosomal protein L21, whose amino-acid sequence MFAVIEQGAKQYLVSLGSIIKIEKVEQDVGGRFECSNVIMYTGNGTSATTKGKVVCEVTEHLRDDKILIFKKRRRHTYRRLQGHRQYISFVKIVDIIPH is encoded by the coding sequence ATGTTTGCTGTAATAGAGCAGGGAGCGAAGCAGTACTTAGTATCGCTTGGCTCTATAATAAAGATAGAGAAGGTAGAGCAAGATGTAGGGGGAAGATTTGAATGCTCAAACGTTATAATGTATACTGGTAACGGTACTTCTGCTACAACTAAGGGTAAAGTAGTATGTGAGGTGACTGAGCATCTAAGAGACGATAAGATTTTGATTTTTAAAAAACGGAGAAGACATACATATAGGAGGCTTCAAGGGCACAGACAGTATATCTCTTTTGTGAAGATTGTCGATATAATCCCGCACTAG
- the rpmA gene encoding 50S ribosomal protein L27 — MATKKAGGSSRNGRDSRGRRLGLKRSGGQAVRAGNIIVRQRGTKYHPGVNVGLGKDHTIFALCDGYVVFRRGYKDRNYVSVSSTSPYTSSVTN, encoded by the coding sequence ATGGCAACTAAAAAAGCTGGTGGTAGTTCGAGAAACGGTCGTGATTCCAGAGGAAGACGACTTGGACTAAAGCGTTCTGGAGGACAAGCAGTGAGAGCTGGCAATATAATTGTAAGGCAACGTGGAACCAAGTATCATCCGGGAGTTAATGTAGGTCTTGGGAAAGATCATACTATATTTGCATTGTGTGATGGATATGTTGTATTTAGGAGAGGATACAAAGATCGCAATTATGTAAGTGTTTCCAGTACTTCTCCTTACACTTCCTCTGTAACTAATTAG